TGATGCTGGGCGGTCTGCTGATCATGCTGCCGGGGCTGATCTCCGACGCCGTCGGCCTGGTCCTGCTGGTGCCGCCGGTGCGCTCGATGCTGAGCCGTAAGGCCGAGCAGTCGCTGGAGCGCCGTATGCGCGCCGCCGGGCCCGGGGGCCTCGGGGACGCGTACCAGCAGGCTCAGCAGGCCAGGATGTCCCGCCCGGACGGCAAGGTCGTGCAGGGCGAGGTCATCAGGCACGACGAGCCGCGCCCGCCGGGCGACTCGGACCACGACGGACCCCGCCCGCCCCTGACCCACTGAGGGCGCCGGCTCCCCGGGCCCGGCCCGCAGACGTGTGAAAGCCGTGGGCCGCGACACTGTGTGTGTCGCGGCCCACGGCTTCTCGCATGTGCTGTTGTGGCGGTACCGAGAGGGTCAGGCCGACTTTCGGCTGTCCCGCGGGTGCACCGCGATGTTCATGGCGCCGGAGCGCAGGACGGCCAGCCGTTCGGCCAGCACCTCCTCCAACTCCTCGCGTGTGCGTCGCTCCATGAGCATGTCCCAGTGCGTACGCGCAGGCTTGCCCTTCTTCTCCTCGGGACCATCCCCGTCAACCAGGAGTGCCTGGGCGCCACACGCCTTGCACTCCCACTCCGGCGGAATTTCCGCCTCTACCGAGAACGGCATCTCAAATCGATGGCCGTTCTGGCATGCGTACTCCACCGCCTGGCGCGGGGCCAGA
This window of the Streptomyces niveus genome carries:
- a CDS encoding RNA polymerase-binding protein RbpA, which produces MSERALRGTRLVVTSYETDRGIDLAPRQAVEYACQNGHRFEMPFSVEAEIPPEWECKACGAQALLVDGDGPEEKKGKPARTHWDMLMERRTREELEEVLAERLAVLRSGAMNIAVHPRDSRKSA